In Hevea brasiliensis isolate MT/VB/25A 57/8 chromosome 13, ASM3005281v1, whole genome shotgun sequence, a single genomic region encodes these proteins:
- the LOC110669676 gene encoding polycomb group protein EMBRYONIC FLOWER 2 isoform X1, producing MPGIPLVARETSSHTRSTDQMCREDGRLPLSAEEEMAAEESLSTYCKPVELYNILQRRAIRNPSFLQRCLNYKIQAKHKRRIQVMISPFVTVNGSLLSCSLFPLYILLARTSSDIGITEYSAVYRFRRACVLTNFSGVEGSTQAQVNFILPEINKLALEAKSGSLAILFVSFAGAQSPVHGVDLSKGHSENVGGCCLLGTIPLESLYMSLEKSPNLSLGQRVEVTSQVDMKSCFLKLTCFNDDKCLSIQIPYVSEAVNTSQRIQVNISAEEVGTKEKSPYHSYTCGDISSSLSHIIRLRAGNVIFNYSYYNNKLQKTEVTEDFSCPFCLVKCASFKGLRYHLPSSHDLFNFEFWVTEEFQAVNISVKTDTWRSEIVADGVDPKQQTFFFCSKKPKHKRHKNLVHVHPFILESNLGIGASCILDKAYGRKDLPNAIVGDVAGTEHVPSSFDVVGVSGSAAQAYPDPECVQSASGNNFAPPAMLQFAKTRKLSIERSDLRNRTLLHKRQFFHSHRAQPMAIEQVLSDRDSEDEVDDDVADFEDRRMLDDFVDVTKDEKQMMHLWNSFVRKQRVLADGHIPWACEAFSRLHGHDLARAPALLWCWRLFMIKLWNHGLLDGRTMNKCNITLEQYQKQVPDPMKS from the exons ATGCCGGGCATCCCTTTAGTGGCTCGTGAAACCTCATC CCATACAAGAAGCACGGATCAAATGTGCCGTGAAGATGGTCGTCTGCCTTTATCTGCAGAAGAGGAAATGGCAGCTGAAGAGAGTCTTTCCACATATTGCAAGCCTGTCGAACTCTATAACATCCTCCAGCGTCGTGCAATAAGAAAT CCATCATTTCTACAAAGATGTTTGAACTACAAAATACAGGCAAAGCACAAAAGGAG AATACAAGTGATGATTTCCCCGTTTGTGACTGTGAATGGAAGTTTACTGTCTTGTAGTCTGTTTCCTTTGTACATTTTATTGGCAAGAACATCTTCTGACATTGGGATTACTGAG TATTCTGCAGTCTATCGCTTTCGTCGAGCATGTGTTTTGACAAACTTCTCTGGAGTAGAGGGAAGTACCCAAGCTCAAGTAAATTTTATTCTCCCTGAAATTAACAAGTTAGCATTGGAGGCCAAGTCTGGTTCACTTGCTATCTTGTTTGTTAGCTTTG CTGGAGCCCAAAGTCCTGTGCATGGAGTTGATTTATCCAAAGGTCATTCAG AAAATGTTGGTGGATGCTGCCTTTTGGGCACAATACCACTGGAATCACTCTATATGTCATTGGAGAAGTCACCAAACCTGAGTTTGGGACAAAGGGTGGAAGTGACATCTCAGGTTGACATGAAATCATGCTTCTTGAAG TTAACTTGTTTCAATGACGACAAATGCCTTTCGATTCAAATTCCATATGTTTCTGAAGCTGTG AATACATCACAACGCATTCAAGTCAACATTTCTGCAGAGGAGGTTGGGACTAAGGAAAAATCTCCTTATCATTCATACACATGTGGCGACATTTCTTCATCATTATCTCATATTATTCG GTTGAGGGCTGGAAATGTCATCTTCAACTACAGTTATTACAATAATAAGTTGCAAAAGACTGAAG TAACTGAAGACTTTTCATGCCCATTCTGCTTGGTAAAATGTGCTAGTTTTAAG GGTCTAAGATATCATTTGCCTTCATCACATGATCTCTTCAACTTTGAATTTTGG GTGACTGAGGAGTTTcaagctgtaaatatatcagTGAAGACTGATACTTGGAGATCTGAG ATTGTTGCTGATGGTGTTGATCCAAAACAACAAACATTTTTCTTTTG CTCAAAGAAGCCAAAGCACAAAAGACACAAGAACCTTGTTCATGTACATCCATTCATCCTTGAGTCTAACTTAGGTATTGGAGCCTCTTGTATCCTTGATAAGGCTTATg GCAGGAAGGATTTGCCTAATGCCATCGTTGGTGATGTAGCAGGTACAGAACATGTTCCTTCCAGCTTTGATGTTGTTGGGGTTTCAGGATCTGCAGCGCAAGCATATCCTGATCCTGAATGTGTTCAATCAGCGTCTGGGAACAATTTTGCACCCCCTGCCATGTTGCAATTTGCAAAGACACGAAAATTATCTATTGAACGGTCTGACCTGAGAAA CCGTACTCTCCTTCACAAACGACAGTTTTTCCACTCGCATAGAGCTCAG CCAATGGCAATTGAGCAAGTATTGTCAGATCGGGATAGTGAGGATGAGGTTGATGATGATGTTGCAGATTTTGAAGATAGAAGG ATGCTTGATGATTTTGTGGATGTTACTAAAGATGAAAAGCAAATGATGCACTTGTGGAACTCCTTTGTGAGGAAGCAACG TGTCCTGGCAGATGGTCATATTCCTTGGGCATGCGAGGCTTTCTCAAGATTACATGGGCATGATCTTGCCCGAGCCCCAGCCCTACTTTG GTGTTGGAGATTATTTATGATCAAACTATGGAATCATGGTCTCCTAGATGGCCGCACTATGAATAAGTGTAATATTACTCTGGAGCAATACCAAAAGCAGGTCCCAGATCCTATGAAAAGCTAA
- the LOC110669676 gene encoding polycomb group protein EMBRYONIC FLOWER 2 isoform X4: MPGIPLVARETSSHTRSTDQMCREDGRLPLSAEEEMAAEESLSTYCKPVELYNILQRRAIRNPSFLQRCLNYKIQAKHKRRIQVMISPFVTVNGSLLSCSLFPLYILLARTSSDIGITEYSAVYRFRRACVLTNFSGVEGSTQAQVNFILPEINKLALEAKSGSLAILFVSFAGAQSPVHGVDLSKGHSENVGGCCLLGTIPLESLYMSLEKSPNLSLGQRVEVTSQVDMKSCFLKLTCFNDDKCLSIQIPYVSEAVNTSQRIQVNISAEEVGTKEKSPYHSYTCGDISSSLSHIIRLRAGNVIFNYSYYNNKLQKTEVTEDFSCPFCLVKCASFKGLRYHLPSSHDLFNFEFWVTEEFQAVNISVKTDTWRSEIVADGVDPKQQTFFFCSKKPKHKRHKNLVHVHPFILESNLGIGASCILDKAYGTEHVPSSFDVVGVSGSAAQAYPDPECVQSASGNNFAPPAMLQFAKTRKLSIERSDLRNRTLLHKRQFFHSHRAQPMAIEQVLSDRDSEDEVDDDVADFEDRRMLDDFVDVTKDEKQMMHLWNSFVRKQRVLADGHIPWACEAFSRLHGHDLARAPALLWCWRLFMIKLWNHGLLDGRTMNKCNITLEQYQKQVPDPMKS; this comes from the exons ATGCCGGGCATCCCTTTAGTGGCTCGTGAAACCTCATC CCATACAAGAAGCACGGATCAAATGTGCCGTGAAGATGGTCGTCTGCCTTTATCTGCAGAAGAGGAAATGGCAGCTGAAGAGAGTCTTTCCACATATTGCAAGCCTGTCGAACTCTATAACATCCTCCAGCGTCGTGCAATAAGAAAT CCATCATTTCTACAAAGATGTTTGAACTACAAAATACAGGCAAAGCACAAAAGGAG AATACAAGTGATGATTTCCCCGTTTGTGACTGTGAATGGAAGTTTACTGTCTTGTAGTCTGTTTCCTTTGTACATTTTATTGGCAAGAACATCTTCTGACATTGGGATTACTGAG TATTCTGCAGTCTATCGCTTTCGTCGAGCATGTGTTTTGACAAACTTCTCTGGAGTAGAGGGAAGTACCCAAGCTCAAGTAAATTTTATTCTCCCTGAAATTAACAAGTTAGCATTGGAGGCCAAGTCTGGTTCACTTGCTATCTTGTTTGTTAGCTTTG CTGGAGCCCAAAGTCCTGTGCATGGAGTTGATTTATCCAAAGGTCATTCAG AAAATGTTGGTGGATGCTGCCTTTTGGGCACAATACCACTGGAATCACTCTATATGTCATTGGAGAAGTCACCAAACCTGAGTTTGGGACAAAGGGTGGAAGTGACATCTCAGGTTGACATGAAATCATGCTTCTTGAAG TTAACTTGTTTCAATGACGACAAATGCCTTTCGATTCAAATTCCATATGTTTCTGAAGCTGTG AATACATCACAACGCATTCAAGTCAACATTTCTGCAGAGGAGGTTGGGACTAAGGAAAAATCTCCTTATCATTCATACACATGTGGCGACATTTCTTCATCATTATCTCATATTATTCG GTTGAGGGCTGGAAATGTCATCTTCAACTACAGTTATTACAATAATAAGTTGCAAAAGACTGAAG TAACTGAAGACTTTTCATGCCCATTCTGCTTGGTAAAATGTGCTAGTTTTAAG GGTCTAAGATATCATTTGCCTTCATCACATGATCTCTTCAACTTTGAATTTTGG GTGACTGAGGAGTTTcaagctgtaaatatatcagTGAAGACTGATACTTGGAGATCTGAG ATTGTTGCTGATGGTGTTGATCCAAAACAACAAACATTTTTCTTTTG CTCAAAGAAGCCAAAGCACAAAAGACACAAGAACCTTGTTCATGTACATCCATTCATCCTTGAGTCTAACTTAGGTATTGGAGCCTCTTGTATCCTTGATAAGGCTTATg GTACAGAACATGTTCCTTCCAGCTTTGATGTTGTTGGGGTTTCAGGATCTGCAGCGCAAGCATATCCTGATCCTGAATGTGTTCAATCAGCGTCTGGGAACAATTTTGCACCCCCTGCCATGTTGCAATTTGCAAAGACACGAAAATTATCTATTGAACGGTCTGACCTGAGAAA CCGTACTCTCCTTCACAAACGACAGTTTTTCCACTCGCATAGAGCTCAG CCAATGGCAATTGAGCAAGTATTGTCAGATCGGGATAGTGAGGATGAGGTTGATGATGATGTTGCAGATTTTGAAGATAGAAGG ATGCTTGATGATTTTGTGGATGTTACTAAAGATGAAAAGCAAATGATGCACTTGTGGAACTCCTTTGTGAGGAAGCAACG TGTCCTGGCAGATGGTCATATTCCTTGGGCATGCGAGGCTTTCTCAAGATTACATGGGCATGATCTTGCCCGAGCCCCAGCCCTACTTTG GTGTTGGAGATTATTTATGATCAAACTATGGAATCATGGTCTCCTAGATGGCCGCACTATGAATAAGTGTAATATTACTCTGGAGCAATACCAAAAGCAGGTCCCAGATCCTATGAAAAGCTAA
- the LOC110669676 gene encoding polycomb group protein EMBRYONIC FLOWER 2 isoform X2: protein MPGIPLVARETSSHTRSTDQMCREDGRLPLSAEEEMAAEESLSTYCKPVELYNILQRRAIRNPSFLQRCLNYKIQAKHKRRIQVMISPFVTVNGSLLSCSLFPLYILLARTSSDIGITEYSAVYRFRRACVLTNFSGVEGSTQAQVNFILPEINKLALEAKSGSLAILFVSFAGAQSPVHGVDLSKGHSENVGGCCLLGTIPLESLYMSLEKSPNLSLGQRVEVTSQVDMKSCFLKLTCFNDDKCLSIQIPYVSEAVNTSQRIQVNISAEEVGTKEKSPYHSYTCGDISSSLSHIIRLRAGNVIFNYSYYNNKLQKTEVTEDFSCPFCLVKCASFKGLRYHLPSSHDLFNFEFWVTEEFQAVNISVKTDTWRSEIVADGVDPKQQTFFFCSKKPKHKRHKNLVHVHPFILESNLGRKDLPNAIVGDVAGTEHVPSSFDVVGVSGSAAQAYPDPECVQSASGNNFAPPAMLQFAKTRKLSIERSDLRNRTLLHKRQFFHSHRAQPMAIEQVLSDRDSEDEVDDDVADFEDRRMLDDFVDVTKDEKQMMHLWNSFVRKQRVLADGHIPWACEAFSRLHGHDLARAPALLWCWRLFMIKLWNHGLLDGRTMNKCNITLEQYQKQVPDPMKS from the exons ATGCCGGGCATCCCTTTAGTGGCTCGTGAAACCTCATC CCATACAAGAAGCACGGATCAAATGTGCCGTGAAGATGGTCGTCTGCCTTTATCTGCAGAAGAGGAAATGGCAGCTGAAGAGAGTCTTTCCACATATTGCAAGCCTGTCGAACTCTATAACATCCTCCAGCGTCGTGCAATAAGAAAT CCATCATTTCTACAAAGATGTTTGAACTACAAAATACAGGCAAAGCACAAAAGGAG AATACAAGTGATGATTTCCCCGTTTGTGACTGTGAATGGAAGTTTACTGTCTTGTAGTCTGTTTCCTTTGTACATTTTATTGGCAAGAACATCTTCTGACATTGGGATTACTGAG TATTCTGCAGTCTATCGCTTTCGTCGAGCATGTGTTTTGACAAACTTCTCTGGAGTAGAGGGAAGTACCCAAGCTCAAGTAAATTTTATTCTCCCTGAAATTAACAAGTTAGCATTGGAGGCCAAGTCTGGTTCACTTGCTATCTTGTTTGTTAGCTTTG CTGGAGCCCAAAGTCCTGTGCATGGAGTTGATTTATCCAAAGGTCATTCAG AAAATGTTGGTGGATGCTGCCTTTTGGGCACAATACCACTGGAATCACTCTATATGTCATTGGAGAAGTCACCAAACCTGAGTTTGGGACAAAGGGTGGAAGTGACATCTCAGGTTGACATGAAATCATGCTTCTTGAAG TTAACTTGTTTCAATGACGACAAATGCCTTTCGATTCAAATTCCATATGTTTCTGAAGCTGTG AATACATCACAACGCATTCAAGTCAACATTTCTGCAGAGGAGGTTGGGACTAAGGAAAAATCTCCTTATCATTCATACACATGTGGCGACATTTCTTCATCATTATCTCATATTATTCG GTTGAGGGCTGGAAATGTCATCTTCAACTACAGTTATTACAATAATAAGTTGCAAAAGACTGAAG TAACTGAAGACTTTTCATGCCCATTCTGCTTGGTAAAATGTGCTAGTTTTAAG GGTCTAAGATATCATTTGCCTTCATCACATGATCTCTTCAACTTTGAATTTTGG GTGACTGAGGAGTTTcaagctgtaaatatatcagTGAAGACTGATACTTGGAGATCTGAG ATTGTTGCTGATGGTGTTGATCCAAAACAACAAACATTTTTCTTTTG CTCAAAGAAGCCAAAGCACAAAAGACACAAGAACCTTGTTCATGTACATCCATTCATCCTTGAGTCTAACTTAG GCAGGAAGGATTTGCCTAATGCCATCGTTGGTGATGTAGCAGGTACAGAACATGTTCCTTCCAGCTTTGATGTTGTTGGGGTTTCAGGATCTGCAGCGCAAGCATATCCTGATCCTGAATGTGTTCAATCAGCGTCTGGGAACAATTTTGCACCCCCTGCCATGTTGCAATTTGCAAAGACACGAAAATTATCTATTGAACGGTCTGACCTGAGAAA CCGTACTCTCCTTCACAAACGACAGTTTTTCCACTCGCATAGAGCTCAG CCAATGGCAATTGAGCAAGTATTGTCAGATCGGGATAGTGAGGATGAGGTTGATGATGATGTTGCAGATTTTGAAGATAGAAGG ATGCTTGATGATTTTGTGGATGTTACTAAAGATGAAAAGCAAATGATGCACTTGTGGAACTCCTTTGTGAGGAAGCAACG TGTCCTGGCAGATGGTCATATTCCTTGGGCATGCGAGGCTTTCTCAAGATTACATGGGCATGATCTTGCCCGAGCCCCAGCCCTACTTTG GTGTTGGAGATTATTTATGATCAAACTATGGAATCATGGTCTCCTAGATGGCCGCACTATGAATAAGTGTAATATTACTCTGGAGCAATACCAAAAGCAGGTCCCAGATCCTATGAAAAGCTAA
- the LOC110669676 gene encoding polycomb group protein EMBRYONIC FLOWER 2 isoform X3 — protein sequence MPGIPLVARETSSHTRSTDQMCREDGRLPLSAEEEMAAEESLSTYCKPVELYNILQRRAIRNPSFLQRCLNYKIQAKHKRRIQVMISPFVTVNGSLLSCSLFPLYILLARTSSDIGITEYSAVYRFRRACVLTNFSGVEGSTQAQVNFILPEINKLALEAKSGSLAILFVSFAGAQSPVHGVDLSKGHSENVGGCCLLGTIPLESLYMSLEKSPNLSLGQRVEVTSQVDMKSCFLKLTCFNDDKCLSIQIPYVSEAVNTSQRIQVNISAEEVGTKEKSPYHSYTCGDISSSLSHIIRLRAGNVIFNYSYYNNKLQKTEVTEDFSCPFCLVKCASFKGLRYHLPSSHDLFNFEFWVTEEFQAVNISVKTDTWRSEIVADGVDPKQQTFFFCSKKPKHKRHKNLVHVHPFILESNLGIGASCILDKAYAGTEHVPSSFDVVGVSGSAAQAYPDPECVQSASGNNFAPPAMLQFAKTRKLSIERSDLRNRTLLHKRQFFHSHRAQPMAIEQVLSDRDSEDEVDDDVADFEDRRMLDDFVDVTKDEKQMMHLWNSFVRKQRVLADGHIPWACEAFSRLHGHDLARAPALLWCWRLFMIKLWNHGLLDGRTMNKCNITLEQYQKQVPDPMKS from the exons ATGCCGGGCATCCCTTTAGTGGCTCGTGAAACCTCATC CCATACAAGAAGCACGGATCAAATGTGCCGTGAAGATGGTCGTCTGCCTTTATCTGCAGAAGAGGAAATGGCAGCTGAAGAGAGTCTTTCCACATATTGCAAGCCTGTCGAACTCTATAACATCCTCCAGCGTCGTGCAATAAGAAAT CCATCATTTCTACAAAGATGTTTGAACTACAAAATACAGGCAAAGCACAAAAGGAG AATACAAGTGATGATTTCCCCGTTTGTGACTGTGAATGGAAGTTTACTGTCTTGTAGTCTGTTTCCTTTGTACATTTTATTGGCAAGAACATCTTCTGACATTGGGATTACTGAG TATTCTGCAGTCTATCGCTTTCGTCGAGCATGTGTTTTGACAAACTTCTCTGGAGTAGAGGGAAGTACCCAAGCTCAAGTAAATTTTATTCTCCCTGAAATTAACAAGTTAGCATTGGAGGCCAAGTCTGGTTCACTTGCTATCTTGTTTGTTAGCTTTG CTGGAGCCCAAAGTCCTGTGCATGGAGTTGATTTATCCAAAGGTCATTCAG AAAATGTTGGTGGATGCTGCCTTTTGGGCACAATACCACTGGAATCACTCTATATGTCATTGGAGAAGTCACCAAACCTGAGTTTGGGACAAAGGGTGGAAGTGACATCTCAGGTTGACATGAAATCATGCTTCTTGAAG TTAACTTGTTTCAATGACGACAAATGCCTTTCGATTCAAATTCCATATGTTTCTGAAGCTGTG AATACATCACAACGCATTCAAGTCAACATTTCTGCAGAGGAGGTTGGGACTAAGGAAAAATCTCCTTATCATTCATACACATGTGGCGACATTTCTTCATCATTATCTCATATTATTCG GTTGAGGGCTGGAAATGTCATCTTCAACTACAGTTATTACAATAATAAGTTGCAAAAGACTGAAG TAACTGAAGACTTTTCATGCCCATTCTGCTTGGTAAAATGTGCTAGTTTTAAG GGTCTAAGATATCATTTGCCTTCATCACATGATCTCTTCAACTTTGAATTTTGG GTGACTGAGGAGTTTcaagctgtaaatatatcagTGAAGACTGATACTTGGAGATCTGAG ATTGTTGCTGATGGTGTTGATCCAAAACAACAAACATTTTTCTTTTG CTCAAAGAAGCCAAAGCACAAAAGACACAAGAACCTTGTTCATGTACATCCATTCATCCTTGAGTCTAACTTAGGTATTGGAGCCTCTTGTATCCTTGATAAGGCTTATg CAGGTACAGAACATGTTCCTTCCAGCTTTGATGTTGTTGGGGTTTCAGGATCTGCAGCGCAAGCATATCCTGATCCTGAATGTGTTCAATCAGCGTCTGGGAACAATTTTGCACCCCCTGCCATGTTGCAATTTGCAAAGACACGAAAATTATCTATTGAACGGTCTGACCTGAGAAA CCGTACTCTCCTTCACAAACGACAGTTTTTCCACTCGCATAGAGCTCAG CCAATGGCAATTGAGCAAGTATTGTCAGATCGGGATAGTGAGGATGAGGTTGATGATGATGTTGCAGATTTTGAAGATAGAAGG ATGCTTGATGATTTTGTGGATGTTACTAAAGATGAAAAGCAAATGATGCACTTGTGGAACTCCTTTGTGAGGAAGCAACG TGTCCTGGCAGATGGTCATATTCCTTGGGCATGCGAGGCTTTCTCAAGATTACATGGGCATGATCTTGCCCGAGCCCCAGCCCTACTTTG GTGTTGGAGATTATTTATGATCAAACTATGGAATCATGGTCTCCTAGATGGCCGCACTATGAATAAGTGTAATATTACTCTGGAGCAATACCAAAAGCAGGTCCCAGATCCTATGAAAAGCTAA
- the LOC110669676 gene encoding polycomb group protein EMBRYONIC FLOWER 2 isoform X7: protein MPGIPLVARETSSHTRSTDQMCREDGRLPLSAEEEMAAEESLSTYCKPVELYNILQRRAIRNPSFLQRCLNYKIQAKHKRRIQVMISPFVTVNGSLLSCSLFPLYILLARTSSDIGITEYSAVYRFRRACVLTNFSGVEGSTQAQVNFILPEINKLALEAKSGSLAILFVSFAGAQSPVHGVDLSKGHSENVGGCCLLGTIPLESLYMSLEKSPNLSLGQRVEVTSQVDMKSCFLKLTCFNDDKCLSIQIPYVSEAVNTSQRIQVNISAEEVGTKEKSPYHSYTCGDISSSLSHIIRLRAGNVIFNYSYYNNKLQKTEVTEDFSCPFCLVKCASFKGLRYHLPSSHDLFNFEFWVTEEFQAVNISVKTDTWRSEIVADGVDPKQQTFFFCSKKPKHKRHKNLVHVHPFILESNLGTEHVPSSFDVVGVSGSAAQAYPDPECVQSASGNNFAPPAMLQFAKTRKLSIERSDLRNRTLLHKRQFFHSHRAQPMAIEQVLSDRDSEDEVDDDVADFEDRRMLDDFVDVTKDEKQMMHLWNSFVRKQRVLADGHIPWACEAFSRLHGHDLARAPALLWCWRLFMIKLWNHGLLDGRTMNKCNITLEQYQKQVPDPMKS, encoded by the exons ATGCCGGGCATCCCTTTAGTGGCTCGTGAAACCTCATC CCATACAAGAAGCACGGATCAAATGTGCCGTGAAGATGGTCGTCTGCCTTTATCTGCAGAAGAGGAAATGGCAGCTGAAGAGAGTCTTTCCACATATTGCAAGCCTGTCGAACTCTATAACATCCTCCAGCGTCGTGCAATAAGAAAT CCATCATTTCTACAAAGATGTTTGAACTACAAAATACAGGCAAAGCACAAAAGGAG AATACAAGTGATGATTTCCCCGTTTGTGACTGTGAATGGAAGTTTACTGTCTTGTAGTCTGTTTCCTTTGTACATTTTATTGGCAAGAACATCTTCTGACATTGGGATTACTGAG TATTCTGCAGTCTATCGCTTTCGTCGAGCATGTGTTTTGACAAACTTCTCTGGAGTAGAGGGAAGTACCCAAGCTCAAGTAAATTTTATTCTCCCTGAAATTAACAAGTTAGCATTGGAGGCCAAGTCTGGTTCACTTGCTATCTTGTTTGTTAGCTTTG CTGGAGCCCAAAGTCCTGTGCATGGAGTTGATTTATCCAAAGGTCATTCAG AAAATGTTGGTGGATGCTGCCTTTTGGGCACAATACCACTGGAATCACTCTATATGTCATTGGAGAAGTCACCAAACCTGAGTTTGGGACAAAGGGTGGAAGTGACATCTCAGGTTGACATGAAATCATGCTTCTTGAAG TTAACTTGTTTCAATGACGACAAATGCCTTTCGATTCAAATTCCATATGTTTCTGAAGCTGTG AATACATCACAACGCATTCAAGTCAACATTTCTGCAGAGGAGGTTGGGACTAAGGAAAAATCTCCTTATCATTCATACACATGTGGCGACATTTCTTCATCATTATCTCATATTATTCG GTTGAGGGCTGGAAATGTCATCTTCAACTACAGTTATTACAATAATAAGTTGCAAAAGACTGAAG TAACTGAAGACTTTTCATGCCCATTCTGCTTGGTAAAATGTGCTAGTTTTAAG GGTCTAAGATATCATTTGCCTTCATCACATGATCTCTTCAACTTTGAATTTTGG GTGACTGAGGAGTTTcaagctgtaaatatatcagTGAAGACTGATACTTGGAGATCTGAG ATTGTTGCTGATGGTGTTGATCCAAAACAACAAACATTTTTCTTTTG CTCAAAGAAGCCAAAGCACAAAAGACACAAGAACCTTGTTCATGTACATCCATTCATCCTTGAGTCTAACTTAG GTACAGAACATGTTCCTTCCAGCTTTGATGTTGTTGGGGTTTCAGGATCTGCAGCGCAAGCATATCCTGATCCTGAATGTGTTCAATCAGCGTCTGGGAACAATTTTGCACCCCCTGCCATGTTGCAATTTGCAAAGACACGAAAATTATCTATTGAACGGTCTGACCTGAGAAA CCGTACTCTCCTTCACAAACGACAGTTTTTCCACTCGCATAGAGCTCAG CCAATGGCAATTGAGCAAGTATTGTCAGATCGGGATAGTGAGGATGAGGTTGATGATGATGTTGCAGATTTTGAAGATAGAAGG ATGCTTGATGATTTTGTGGATGTTACTAAAGATGAAAAGCAAATGATGCACTTGTGGAACTCCTTTGTGAGGAAGCAACG TGTCCTGGCAGATGGTCATATTCCTTGGGCATGCGAGGCTTTCTCAAGATTACATGGGCATGATCTTGCCCGAGCCCCAGCCCTACTTTG GTGTTGGAGATTATTTATGATCAAACTATGGAATCATGGTCTCCTAGATGGCCGCACTATGAATAAGTGTAATATTACTCTGGAGCAATACCAAAAGCAGGTCCCAGATCCTATGAAAAGCTAA